One window from the genome of Pantoea cypripedii encodes:
- the kdpD gene encoding two-component system sensor histidine kinase KdpD produces the protein MNDELPRPDPDALLLNHSDSHRGKLKIYFGACAGVGKTFAMLQEAQRLRAQGLDVLAGVVETHGRDETAALLKGLAVLPRRATGRSRHAEFDLDAALARHPAVILMDELAHTNVQGSRHPKRWQDIEELLEAGIDVITTVNVQHLESLNDVVGGVTGIQVRETVPDPFFDAADEVVLVDLPPDDLRQRLKEGKVYVGDRAERAIENFFRKGNLFALRELALRRTADRVDDQMRAWRDQQGRDKVWHTRDAILLCIGDDTGSEKLVRTAARLAARLGSEWHAVYVETPRLNRLPEARRRGILRTLQLAQELGAETATLSDPDEARAVLRYAREHNLGKIVTGRQPQRRWRRDSFAQRLGELGPDLDLLVVALDEPVRDAPAALNGQRASAEKWRMQLRGCLMALVLCILVTSAGRWLLVEFDPANGVMIYLLAVVIVALRFGRWPSVFATVINILAFDLFFVAPTGTVAVSDLQYLVTFAVMLAVGVIVGNLTAGVRYQARVARYREQRARHLYEMAKSLGSALTPQDIASTSQRVIEVTLQARSLLLLPDEQGELQTVGDSSMGTPPDLAIAKWSYSKGQPAGAGTDTLPAVPYQILPLKSGNHCRGLLVVEPENLRQLMIPEQQRLVETFTVLIANALERMALSQSEAASRLSAEREQLRNALLSALSHDLRTPLTVLFGQAEMLMLDLASEESKYVPQANQIREQTLSTIRLVSNMLDMARIQSGGLNLREEWVALDEVIGGALSSMGPSLKGHDFTLDLPDELVLIKGDSSMLERVFTNIIENSLKYAGNAAQHGIHAWREHDRLEIAIWDSGPGIAPEALTRIFDKFARGDKESAVPGVGLGLAICKTIIESHAGRIWAENRPEGGASFRLSLPLPPAPEISEDGLK, from the coding sequence ATGAACGACGAACTGCCTCGCCCCGATCCGGATGCGTTGCTGTTGAACCACAGTGACAGCCATCGCGGCAAACTCAAAATCTACTTTGGTGCCTGTGCGGGTGTCGGCAAAACCTTCGCGATGTTGCAGGAGGCACAGCGCCTGCGCGCCCAGGGACTCGATGTGCTGGCGGGCGTGGTGGAAACCCACGGACGCGATGAAACCGCCGCCTTGCTCAAAGGCCTGGCGGTTTTGCCACGTCGGGCCACCGGTCGTTCACGCCATGCGGAGTTTGATCTGGATGCGGCGCTGGCACGCCATCCGGCGGTGATCCTGATGGATGAACTGGCGCATACCAATGTGCAGGGTTCGCGCCATCCCAAGCGCTGGCAGGATATCGAGGAATTGCTCGAGGCCGGTATTGACGTCATCACCACCGTTAACGTGCAGCATCTGGAAAGCCTCAATGATGTGGTGGGCGGCGTCACCGGTATCCAGGTACGCGAAACCGTGCCGGACCCCTTTTTTGATGCGGCCGATGAAGTGGTTCTGGTAGACCTGCCTCCCGACGACCTGCGTCAGCGGCTGAAGGAGGGCAAAGTTTACGTCGGCGATCGCGCCGAACGCGCCATCGAAAACTTCTTCCGTAAAGGCAACCTGTTTGCGCTGCGTGAGCTGGCATTGCGCCGCACCGCAGACCGGGTGGATGACCAGATGCGTGCCTGGCGCGATCAGCAGGGGCGCGACAAAGTCTGGCACACGCGTGACGCCATCCTGCTGTGCATCGGCGATGACACCGGCAGTGAAAAACTGGTACGTACCGCTGCGCGGCTGGCAGCGCGTCTCGGCAGCGAGTGGCATGCGGTATACGTTGAAACGCCACGCCTCAATCGCCTGCCGGAAGCGCGGCGGCGCGGCATTTTACGCACGCTGCAACTGGCACAAGAGCTGGGGGCAGAAACCGCTACCTTGTCCGACCCCGATGAAGCGCGTGCGGTGTTACGTTACGCGCGCGAGCACAATCTCGGCAAAATCGTCACGGGTCGTCAGCCACAGCGACGCTGGCGGCGCGACAGTTTTGCCCAGCGTCTGGGCGAGCTGGGGCCGGACCTCGATCTGCTGGTGGTGGCGCTGGATGAGCCGGTGCGTGATGCGCCCGCCGCGTTGAACGGGCAGCGCGCCAGCGCGGAAAAATGGCGTATGCAGTTACGCGGCTGCCTGATGGCGCTGGTGCTGTGCATTCTGGTCACCTCAGCCGGGCGCTGGCTGTTGGTGGAGTTCGATCCCGCTAACGGCGTGATGATTTATTTGCTGGCGGTGGTGATTGTCGCGCTGCGCTTCGGTCGCTGGCCGTCGGTGTTTGCCACGGTAATCAATATTCTCGCCTTTGACCTGTTTTTCGTCGCCCCCACCGGCACCGTGGCGGTGTCGGATCTGCAATATCTGGTGACGTTCGCGGTGATGCTGGCGGTCGGCGTGATCGTCGGCAATCTGACGGCGGGCGTGCGTTATCAGGCGCGGGTGGCGCGTTATCGTGAACAGCGCGCGCGTCATTTGTACGAAATGGCGAAGTCGCTCGGCAGCGCGCTGACGCCACAGGACATCGCCAGCACCAGCCAGCGGGTGATTGAGGTGACGTTGCAGGCGCGCAGCCTGCTGCTGCTGCCGGATGAGCAGGGCGAGTTGCAGACCGTGGGTGACAGCAGCATGGGTACGCCGCCGGATCTCGCCATCGCCAAATGGAGCTACAGCAAAGGCCAGCCGGCCGGGGCAGGCACCGACACCTTACCGGCGGTGCCGTACCAGATTCTGCCGCTGAAAAGCGGTAACCACTGTCGTGGCTTGCTGGTGGTGGAACCGGAAAATCTGCGTCAGTTGATGATTCCGGAACAACAGCGACTGGTGGAAACCTTTACCGTGCTGATTGCCAACGCGCTGGAGCGAATGGCGCTGTCGCAGAGTGAAGCGGCATCACGGCTTTCTGCCGAACGTGAACAGCTGCGTAACGCGCTGTTGTCGGCGCTGTCACACGATTTGCGCACGCCGCTGACGGTGCTATTTGGTCAGGCGGAAATGCTGATGCTCGACCTCGCCAGCGAGGAGTCAAAATATGTCCCGCAGGCGAATCAGATCCGTGAGCAGACGCTGAGCACCATCCGGCTGGTGAGCAATATGCTGGATATGGCGCGCATTCAGTCCGGTGGGCTGAATCTGCGTGAAGAGTGGGTGGCGCTGGATGAGGTGATCGGTGGCGCGCTGAGCAGCATGGGTCCTTCGCTCAAGGGCCATGATTTCACCCTCGATCTCCCTGATGAGCTGGTGCTGATCAAAGGTGACAGCAGCATGCTGGAACGGGTGTTTACCAATATCATCGAAAACAGCCTGAAATATGCCGGTAACGCGGCGCAGCACGGTATCCATGCCTGGCGTGAACATGACCGGCTGGAAATCGCCATCTGGGACAGCGGCCCCGGTATCGCGCCGGAGGCGTTGACGCGCATCTTTGATAAATTCGCCCGTGGCGATAAGGAATCGGCGGTGCCGGGCGTTGGCCTCGGTCTGGCGATCTGTAAAACCATTATTGAATCCCACGCAGGCCGCATCTGGGCAGAGAACCGTCCTGAAGGTGGCGCGAGTTTCCGTCTTTCCCTGCCGCTGCCGCCAGCTCCTGAAATTTCTGAAGATGGGCTGAAATAA
- a CDS encoding LysR family transcriptional regulator: MSHSSSVDRIELMQTFIRIVESGSLSAAAAQLGTTQPTISRRLQALEQRLGLKLILRTTHALKLTDDGERCYQQARQLLATWYALEDELTGASDDPVGTLRVRAPHAFGQDQLVAPLVDYLQRYPRLNVEWMLNDRTPDFVAENVDCAIQVGPPTDPSVVAILLAEVPRFVVAAPSLLAAHPPVERVEQLTSLPWLALTSFYHGEIALQRLSDGQPLNLAINPRLASDSLYAVRKAALAGMGAAVVSSWVVLDDLARGDLIQLVPEWQAPPLPVWLTYPWASYYPARLQKFFAMIREVMPQLAGAQPAR; encoded by the coding sequence ATGAGCCATTCTTCCAGCGTTGACCGCATCGAACTGATGCAAACCTTTATCCGCATCGTGGAGAGCGGATCGTTATCCGCCGCCGCCGCACAGCTTGGCACCACCCAGCCGACCATCAGCCGTCGTTTGCAGGCGCTGGAGCAACGGCTGGGGTTGAAGTTAATTCTGCGCACCACCCACGCACTGAAACTGACCGATGACGGTGAACGCTGCTATCAGCAGGCGCGTCAGTTGCTTGCCACCTGGTATGCACTGGAGGATGAACTGACCGGCGCGAGCGACGATCCGGTGGGCACCCTGCGCGTACGTGCGCCCCATGCGTTTGGTCAGGATCAGCTGGTCGCGCCGCTGGTGGATTATCTGCAACGCTATCCGCGTCTGAATGTGGAGTGGATGCTGAATGACCGCACACCTGATTTTGTCGCTGAAAACGTCGATTGCGCCATTCAGGTCGGCCCACCCACCGATCCCTCGGTAGTGGCGATTTTGCTGGCGGAAGTCCCCCGTTTTGTGGTGGCTGCCCCGTCGTTACTGGCAGCGCATCCGCCGGTAGAACGGGTGGAACAACTGACGTCTCTGCCGTGGCTGGCGCTGACCAGTTTTTATCACGGCGAGATTGCCCTGCAACGCCTCAGCGACGGACAGCCGCTGAATCTGGCGATTAACCCGCGTCTGGCAAGTGACAGCCTGTATGCGGTGCGCAAGGCGGCGCTGGCAGGAATGGGAGCGGCTGTGGTGTCGTCGTGGGTGGTGCTGGACGATTTAGCGCGCGGCGATTTGATTCAGCTGGTGCCAGAGTGGCAGGCACCGCCGCTACCGGTGTGGTTAACCTATCCGTGGGCCAGTTATTATCCGGCGAGATTGCAGAAGTTTTTTGCCATGATTCGTGAAGTGATGCCGCAGCTGGCAGGGGCACAACCCGCCAGATGA
- a CDS encoding hydrolase, giving the protein MSKLDLLDPQNSTLIFIDHQPQMAFGVANIDRQQLKNNTVALAKAGKIFDVPVIYTSVETESFSGYIWPELLAVHPEAKPIERTSMNSWEDAKFVEAVEKTGRKKLIISALWTEVCLTFPALMALKAGYEVYVVTDTSGGTSVDAHERSVQRMVQAGAVPVTWQQVLLEYQRDWSRKETYDAVMDLVREHSGAYGMGVDYAYTMVHKAPQRQAL; this is encoded by the coding sequence ATGTCTAAACTTGACCTGCTCGACCCGCAAAACTCTACCCTGATCTTCATCGACCACCAGCCGCAGATGGCGTTCGGCGTGGCCAATATTGATCGCCAGCAGCTCAAAAATAACACCGTTGCCCTGGCAAAAGCGGGCAAGATTTTCGACGTGCCGGTGATTTACACCTCGGTGGAAACCGAAAGCTTTAGCGGCTACATCTGGCCGGAACTGCTGGCGGTGCACCCGGAAGCGAAGCCGATTGAGCGCACATCAATGAACTCCTGGGAAGATGCAAAATTCGTCGAAGCGGTGGAAAAAACCGGTCGTAAAAAGCTGATTATCTCTGCCCTGTGGACGGAAGTTTGTCTGACGTTCCCGGCGCTGATGGCGCTGAAAGCCGGTTATGAAGTGTATGTGGTGACAGATACCTCAGGTGGCACCAGCGTTGATGCCCATGAACGTTCGGTACAGCGGATGGTGCAGGCGGGTGCCGTACCGGTGACCTGGCAGCAGGTGCTGCTGGAGTACCAGCGCGACTGGTCACGTAAAGAGACTTACGATGCGGTGATGGATCTGGTGCGCGAGCACAGCGGTGCCTACGGTATGGGTGTCGATTATGCTTACACCATGGTACACAAAGCCCCGCAACGTCAGGCTTTATAG
- a CDS encoding alpha/beta hydrolase has protein sequence MITRRRLLLATGATVLSMTTGKLFARDDIIPLWPDDPPGGGGPSGLLRISANGSWSNVVSPAIQRFRPENPNGEAVLIAAGGGYKWIGMGREAWPVARWLNANGYTAYVLSYRLPGEKWQAGHLAPLQDAQRAIRLVRSMERKVHLLGFSAGGHLLGMAAARPDFDSYPAQDPLDQVVPKADSVGLIYPVITLEAPYQHTTTHLMMVGNNATPAEEANWSVQNYVTRNYPPTFLAQAEDDHTSNPHNTELMRDTCRRMRVPVELIELSRGGHGFGLGQAGTPAALWDQAYTRWLDHLS, from the coding sequence ATGATAACGCGTCGCCGCCTTTTGCTGGCAACCGGGGCAACGGTACTTTCAATGACCACAGGCAAATTGTTTGCCCGTGATGACATTATTCCTCTCTGGCCGGACGATCCGCCCGGCGGCGGTGGCCCATCCGGTTTATTACGTATCAGCGCCAATGGTTCCTGGTCCAATGTTGTCTCACCGGCGATTCAGCGTTTTCGCCCGGAAAACCCCAATGGTGAAGCGGTGCTGATTGCCGCCGGTGGCGGGTATAAATGGATCGGCATGGGGCGTGAAGCCTGGCCGGTGGCACGCTGGCTCAACGCCAACGGCTACACCGCCTATGTGCTGAGCTATCGCTTACCGGGTGAGAAGTGGCAGGCGGGCCATCTGGCACCGTTGCAGGATGCGCAGCGTGCCATTCGGCTGGTGCGTTCGATGGAGCGCAAAGTTCATCTGCTGGGCTTTTCTGCCGGTGGGCATCTGCTGGGCATGGCGGCGGCGCGGCCTGATTTCGACTCGTATCCGGCACAGGACCCGCTCGATCAGGTGGTGCCGAAGGCGGATAGCGTCGGCCTGATCTATCCGGTCATCACGCTGGAAGCGCCATATCAACACACCACGACCCATTTAATGATGGTCGGTAACAACGCTACGCCAGCCGAAGAGGCTAACTGGTCGGTGCAGAATTATGTTACCCGCAACTACCCGCCGACTTTCCTGGCGCAGGCGGAAGACGATCACACCTCCAATCCACACAATACCGAACTGATGCGCGATACCTGCCGCCGTATGCGGGTGCCGGTGGAACTGATCGAGCTGAGCCGCGGTGGTCACGGTTTTGGCCTGGGTCAGGCGGGAACGCCAGCGGCCCTGTGGGATCAGGCTTATACGCGCTGGCTGGATCACCTGAGCTAA
- a CDS encoding MFS transporter, producing MSAMTQSSERVTESLPAPLVFTLAAGAGLSVASIYYSQPMLDIISKQFNASIGSVGMVPMLTQAGYALGILLLAPLGDRHDRRTIILIKGLLLVAALLLCGFSGGLNALLIASFVTGLTATVAQDIVPASAALAPERSRGKTVGTVMTGLLVGILLSRVVSGVVAEYFGWRTMYLVAAGAVLLISLALWRVLPRFQPGTSVSYPRLLLSLAHLWQHHQTLRRAALAQGLLSVGFSAFWSTLALMLSDRFHLDSAVAGAFGLAGAAGALAAPLAGSFADRIGPARVTQYGATLVMVSFALMFLLPVLPVSAQLGLIIISTVGFDLGVQATLVAHQTLVYSLAPEARSRLNALMFTVVFIGMATGAALGSLALAHWGWTGVVALSTLAAALSLMIRLASRHLKN from the coding sequence ATGTCTGCCATGACGCAATCTTCAGAACGGGTCACTGAATCACTACCCGCACCGCTGGTCTTCACACTGGCGGCGGGCGCAGGTCTCAGTGTCGCGTCGATTTACTACAGCCAGCCGATGCTGGATATCATCAGCAAACAATTTAATGCCAGCATTGGCAGCGTCGGCATGGTACCGATGCTGACGCAGGCCGGTTATGCGCTCGGCATCCTGCTGCTGGCACCGCTGGGTGACCGCCACGATCGCCGCACCATCATCCTGATTAAAGGTTTGCTGCTGGTGGCGGCGCTGTTGCTGTGTGGCTTCTCCGGCGGCCTGAATGCGCTGCTGATCGCCAGCTTTGTCACCGGCTTAACCGCCACCGTGGCGCAGGATATCGTTCCGGCATCGGCCGCGCTGGCACCGGAACGCAGCCGGGGGAAAACCGTTGGCACGGTGATGACCGGCCTGTTGGTCGGCATTTTGCTCTCCAGGGTGGTCAGTGGGGTGGTGGCTGAATATTTCGGCTGGCGCACCATGTATCTGGTGGCGGCGGGGGCGGTGTTGCTGATCAGTCTGGCGCTGTGGCGTGTGCTGCCCCGTTTCCAGCCAGGCACGTCGGTGAGCTATCCGCGTCTGCTGTTGTCGCTGGCGCATCTGTGGCAGCACCACCAGACACTGCGTCGTGCGGCGCTGGCCCAGGGCTTGCTGTCGGTAGGTTTTAGCGCCTTCTGGTCAACCCTGGCGCTGATGCTGAGCGATCGTTTCCATCTCGATAGCGCCGTGGCGGGAGCATTCGGCCTCGCCGGTGCCGCCGGTGCGCTGGCTGCACCACTGGCGGGCAGTTTTGCCGACCGCATTGGTCCGGCACGTGTCACCCAGTACGGCGCCACGCTGGTGATGGTGTCCTTTGCGCTGATGTTTCTGCTGCCGGTGTTGCCGGTATCCGCCCAGCTTGGGCTGATTATCATCAGTACCGTGGGCTTTGATTTAGGGGTACAGGCGACGCTGGTGGCGCATCAGACGCTGGTCTACAGCCTGGCACCGGAAGCGCGTAGCCGCCTGAATGCTCTGATGTTCACCGTGGTGTTTATCGGTATGGCAACCGGTGCCGCGCTGGGCAGCCTGGCGCTGGCCCACTGGGGCTGGACCGGCGTGGTTGCGTTGTCTACCCTGGCTGCGGCGCTGAGCCTGATGATTCGCCTGGCGAGCCGTCACCTGAAAAACTGA
- the kdpC gene encoding potassium-transporting ATPase subunit KdpC — translation MSQLRPAIVLLVLLTVLTGAVYPLLTTGLAQWWFPAQANGSLLEQDGAVRGSALIGQSFSQPGHFWGRPSATGDSAYNAQASSGSNLAGNNPALDKAVAERVAALRAANPQAPTAVPVDLVTASASGLDPDISPEAALWQAPRIAAARQLPLQQVEDLITRHTQRPLLPFIGEETVNVLRLNMALDALTN, via the coding sequence ATGAGTCAGTTACGTCCGGCTATTGTATTGTTAGTGCTGCTGACCGTGCTTACCGGTGCGGTTTATCCCCTGCTGACCACCGGGCTGGCGCAGTGGTGGTTTCCGGCGCAGGCCAATGGTTCGCTGCTGGAACAGGATGGCGCGGTGCGCGGTTCAGCGCTGATTGGGCAGAGCTTCAGCCAGCCCGGCCATTTCTGGGGCCGTCCATCGGCCACCGGTGACAGCGCTTATAATGCCCAGGCCTCCAGCGGCAGCAATCTGGCCGGTAACAACCCGGCGCTGGATAAAGCGGTGGCGGAGCGCGTTGCGGCGCTACGTGCGGCTAACCCGCAGGCACCGACGGCGGTGCCGGTGGATCTGGTAACCGCTTCCGCCAGCGGCCTCGACCCGGATATTTCACCCGAAGCGGCGCTGTGGCAGGCTCCGCGTATTGCGGCGGCGCGTCAGTTACCGTTGCAGCAGGTGGAGGATTTGATTACGCGCCACACTCAACGTCCGCTGCTGCCGTTTATCGGTGAAGAAACGGTGAATGTGCTGCGATTGAATATGGCGCTGGATGCGTTAACTAACTGA
- a CDS encoding cation:proton antiporter, with translation MDFLAWTAATGGLLLLMSLASGWIHRGPVTSFGLYLFAGVLCGPWMLNLLQIDILGHADLAAHITEITMAASLFITGLKLRLPLRAHAWRVGVRLAFPAMLLTVAGMTLLVRWLTGFDWPLALAFAAIVAPTDPVLASLISVNDARDDDALRVALSSEAGMNDGSALPLLMLALLMLHHPALTLTDISLWAARDAVWAMGGGMVIGYVIGRVIGQLATHLRSAHQDVAPNDILALALIALSYAAAQSLDASGFLATFAAGVGLRRAELRVVKRFPPQDVPEEEHLLPAEARVNPNQRLAHGGSGMVKSVGLVVGDALSFGDTIERLLAAAMMVVLGVTLAHHWNLTGIGLAMLLFVLVRPLAVWITTLGCGLPFARRLLIGWLGIRGIGSINYIAYAWVHGMHGPQAEQMADMALTLVVCSIVLHGVTVTPLLNWRAARQASRTQHD, from the coding sequence ATGGATTTTCTTGCCTGGACGGCAGCAACCGGTGGTTTGTTGCTGCTAATGTCACTGGCTTCCGGCTGGATTCACCGGGGGCCAGTGACGTCATTTGGTCTTTACCTGTTTGCGGGTGTCCTTTGCGGCCCGTGGATGCTCAATCTGCTGCAAATCGATATTCTCGGGCACGCTGATCTCGCCGCCCACATCACCGAAATCACTATGGCCGCCTCGCTGTTTATCACCGGCCTTAAGCTGCGTCTGCCGTTGCGCGCCCATGCCTGGCGGGTGGGGGTGCGGCTGGCGTTTCCGGCGATGTTGCTCACCGTAGCGGGCATGACCTTGCTGGTGCGCTGGCTGACCGGTTTTGACTGGCCGCTGGCGCTGGCCTTTGCCGCGATTGTCGCGCCTACCGACCCGGTGCTCGCCAGCCTGATTTCCGTCAACGACGCGCGTGACGACGACGCACTGCGCGTGGCGCTTTCCAGCGAAGCCGGGATGAATGATGGCTCGGCGCTGCCATTGTTGATGCTGGCGCTGCTGATGCTGCATCATCCCGCGCTCACCTTGACCGATATTAGCCTGTGGGCCGCCAGAGATGCCGTCTGGGCGATGGGGGGTGGGATGGTTATCGGTTATGTCATTGGCCGCGTAATCGGCCAGCTGGCGACCCATCTGCGCAGCGCTCATCAGGATGTGGCACCGAATGATATTCTCGCGCTGGCCCTGATTGCCCTGAGCTATGCGGCGGCGCAGTCACTCGATGCCTCCGGCTTTCTGGCCACCTTCGCGGCGGGCGTGGGTTTACGCCGTGCCGAGCTGCGGGTGGTGAAGCGTTTTCCCCCGCAGGATGTGCCGGAAGAGGAGCATCTGCTACCGGCTGAAGCACGCGTCAATCCTAACCAGCGGCTGGCCCACGGTGGCAGCGGCATGGTGAAATCGGTGGGGTTGGTGGTCGGTGATGCGCTGTCGTTTGGTGATACTATCGAGCGCCTGCTGGCGGCGGCGATGATGGTGGTGCTGGGCGTGACGCTGGCGCACCACTGGAATCTGACCGGCATTGGCCTGGCGATGCTGTTGTTTGTGCTGGTGCGGCCACTGGCGGTGTGGATCACCACGCTGGGCTGTGGCCTGCCATTCGCACGGCGTTTGCTGATTGGCTGGCTGGGGATTCGCGGCATCGGCAGTATCAATTATATTGCTTACGCCTGGGTGCACGGTATGCACGGCCCACAGGCAGAACAGATGGCGGATATGGCGTTGACGTTAGTGGTGTGCAGCATTGTGTTGCATGGCGTAACGGTGACGCCGTTGCTTAACTGGCGTGCGGCCCGTCAGGCTTCACGCACGCAACACGACTGA
- a CDS encoding LysR family transcriptional regulator — translation MRRPSWHELQAIKTLAEQRSFRHAAERLGLKRSSLSHLVKGLEHNLGVQLFQRTTRSVALTEAGQQLLTRLAPLLDEMDEVLNDVSAHRQQHYGTLRISASDAAISLLLTRVIPTFSAQYPDIELDLAAQGALVDITAAGFDAGIRLIEDVPQDMVAIPMGGPLTFVTVASKAYLAGHPPLHHPLDLHQQQCIRQRLPGGKRYRWEYQRQDEALEIDVPGSLTLDSNALMAEAAIHHLGIAYLPLPYASKGLESGQLVELLAEWRVQSAGIALWFPPNRHQSMALRLFIDALKTLLPYKA, via the coding sequence ATGAGACGACCTTCCTGGCATGAGTTACAGGCCATTAAGACGCTGGCAGAACAACGCAGCTTTCGTCATGCCGCCGAAAGGCTTGGCCTGAAACGCTCCTCGCTTAGCCATCTGGTAAAAGGGCTGGAACACAATCTCGGCGTGCAATTGTTTCAGCGCACAACGCGTAGCGTAGCGCTGACCGAGGCGGGCCAGCAGTTGCTGACGCGGCTGGCCCCGTTACTCGACGAGATGGATGAGGTGCTGAATGATGTCAGCGCCCACCGCCAGCAGCATTACGGCACGCTGCGCATCAGCGCCAGCGATGCGGCGATCAGTTTGCTGCTGACCCGGGTCATTCCGACCTTCAGCGCACAATATCCCGATATCGAACTGGATCTGGCCGCGCAGGGTGCGTTGGTGGATATCACCGCAGCAGGATTTGATGCCGGTATCCGGCTGATTGAGGATGTACCGCAGGATATGGTGGCGATACCGATGGGAGGTCCGCTGACCTTTGTCACCGTGGCATCAAAGGCTTATCTCGCCGGGCATCCGCCCTTACATCACCCGCTGGATTTGCACCAGCAGCAATGTATCCGGCAACGGTTGCCGGGCGGTAAACGCTATCGCTGGGAGTATCAACGTCAGGACGAGGCGCTGGAAATTGATGTGCCGGGTTCGCTTACGCTGGACAGCAATGCATTGATGGCCGAAGCGGCCATCCATCATCTGGGGATTGCTTATCTGCCCCTGCCCTATGCCAGCAAGGGACTGGAAAGCGGCCAGCTGGTGGAACTGCTGGCTGAGTGGCGGGTGCAGTCGGCGGGCATCGCCTTATGGTTCCCGCCTAACCGCCATCAGTCGATGGCGTTGCGGCTGTTTATCGATGCCCTGAAAACCCTTTTACCCTATAAAGCCTGA
- a CDS encoding bestrophin family protein: MIVRPHQHWFLRLFDWHGSVLTSILFRLSLNLLMSLIAILGFPWYETLGIHLTTAPFSLIGVSIAIFLGFRNNASYARFTEARTLWGTLLITQRSLLRQVKSIPTLSLEQAREFANLQIAFNLSMKHQLRHTDPTADLQRTLPPGFRDQVLSNPLPTTQILLRMGEWLAQQRHEGHISDIVWQSMDENLNHLSTVLGGCDRIAGTPIPFAYSLILHRTVYLFCTLLPFALVSDLHAMTPLVSVFISYTFLSLESLAEELEDPFGTAPNDLPLDAICVAIERNLKSMNGDPLPEPLQPDKYFNLT; this comes from the coding sequence ATGATTGTTCGCCCACATCAGCACTGGTTCCTGCGCTTGTTCGACTGGCACGGTTCGGTGCTTACCAGCATTCTGTTTCGTTTATCACTCAACCTGCTGATGTCGTTAATCGCCATCCTCGGTTTTCCCTGGTATGAAACCCTCGGCATCCATCTGACCACCGCGCCCTTCAGCCTGATTGGTGTGTCGATCGCGATCTTCCTTGGCTTTCGTAATAACGCCAGCTATGCGCGTTTTACCGAAGCCCGCACCCTGTGGGGCACGCTGCTGATTACCCAGCGTTCGTTGCTGCGCCAGGTGAAAAGCATCCCCACCCTCAGCCTTGAGCAGGCGCGTGAATTTGCCAATCTGCAAATCGCCTTCAACCTGAGCATGAAGCATCAGCTGCGTCATACCGACCCGACCGCAGATTTGCAGCGCACGCTGCCGCCAGGCTTCCGTGATCAGGTGTTAAGCAATCCGCTACCTACTACGCAGATTTTGCTGCGGATGGGGGAATGGCTGGCGCAACAGCGGCATGAAGGACATATCTCGGACATTGTCTGGCAGAGCATGGATGAAAACCTGAACCATCTTTCCACCGTGCTGGGGGGCTGCGATCGTATCGCTGGCACGCCGATTCCGTTCGCCTACAGCCTGATTCTGCATCGTACCGTGTACCTGTTCTGTACCCTGCTGCCGTTTGCGCTGGTGTCGGATTTACACGCCATGACGCCGCTGGTGTCGGTGTTTATCTCCTACACCTTTTTGTCGCTGGAATCGCTGGCGGAAGAACTGGAAGACCCGTTTGGCACTGCGCCGAACGACCTGCCGCTGGATGCCATCTGTGTGGCGATTGAACGTAACCTGAAGTCAATGAATGGCGATCCGCTGCCGGAACCGTTGCAGCCGGATAAATACTTTAATCTGACGTAG
- a CDS encoding TIGR00645 family protein produces MERFTENLMYASRWLLAPVYIGLSLGLLALTIKFFQEVFHMLPDILSIGENDLILLLLSLVDMTLVGGLLVMVMLSGYENFVSKLDIAEHKEKLSWLGKMDSGSLKNKVAASIVAISSIHLLRVFMEARNVENDKLMWYVIIHLTFVLSAFVMGYLDNMSKTEKK; encoded by the coding sequence ATGGAACGTTTTACCGAAAACCTGATGTATGCATCGCGCTGGCTGTTGGCACCGGTTTACATTGGACTTTCGCTGGGATTGCTGGCGCTCACCATCAAATTTTTCCAGGAAGTGTTTCACATGCTGCCGGATATCCTCAGCATCGGGGAAAACGATCTGATCCTGCTGCTGCTGTCGCTGGTGGATATGACACTGGTCGGTGGCCTGCTGGTGATGGTGATGCTGTCGGGCTATGAGAACTTTGTGTCCAAACTGGATATCGCCGAGCACAAAGAGAAACTGAGCTGGCTCGGTAAGATGGACTCCGGCTCGCTGAAGAACAAAGTGGCGGCGTCGATTGTGGCGATTTCCTCGATTCACCTGCTGCGGGTGTTTATGGAAGCGCGCAATGTCGAAAACGACAAACTGATGTGGTACGTGATTATCCACCTGACGTTTGTACTGTCGGCGTTTGTCATGGGATATCTGGACAATATGTCAAAAACGGAAAAGAAATAA